In the genome of Streptomyces pactum, one region contains:
- a CDS encoding helix-turn-helix domain-containing protein, with amino-acid sequence MPLDPEEHIGARITDYRKLRQMTQTALAQRAFLSRGCIAKVERGLAPATPSVVAAVARVLQVDVAALTGQPYTPELEQDRLDRLIRPLSDALDMYDLGPDPEVVPRPLEQMEQDVRSLPFPGTVTA; translated from the coding sequence ATGCCCTTGGATCCCGAAGAGCACATCGGCGCACGAATCACCGACTATCGGAAGCTGCGTCAGATGACGCAGACAGCCCTTGCCCAGCGCGCTTTTCTCTCCCGCGGGTGCATTGCGAAAGTGGAGAGGGGCCTGGCGCCGGCCACCCCGAGTGTGGTCGCCGCGGTTGCGCGGGTCCTGCAGGTCGATGTCGCCGCGCTGACTGGCCAGCCGTACACCCCCGAGCTGGAGCAGGACCGCCTCGACCGGCTCATCAGGCCGCTGTCGGACGCCCTCGACATGTATGACCTCGGACCCGACCCGGAGGTCGTACCCCGCCCGCTCGAACAGATGGAGCAGGACGTGCGCTCCCTCCCATTCCCCGGGACGGTGACTGCCTGA
- a CDS encoding methyltransferase domain-containing protein yields the protein MTHWPQRQAALLDALAASGALPSDWRPAFEAVPRHQFIPQEVWRQEASCVPVEAGDEWWSLVYSDTPIVTQLDDGRPGGPGIATSSNSKPSLVARMLGALDVTEGHRVLEIGTGTGWNAALLSARLGSRRVTTVEVDQDVAAEAEKAIRSAGYSPRVVHADGEQGFADDAPYNRVIATCSVRRVPPAWIEQTAPGGFILAPLGLDFWSGALLRLRVADGTAQGRAVGGVQFMPMRSHRPAQDAPVDDSTARPSPGALVPETLASLGFALYASARLPGIAMTQGQHDGVPQVWLWDRQGSAATVTDREVWQYGPRDLWDEVTEVHAVYIRAGAPAAEEFGVTVDSGGQRLWLRSPEHPVV from the coding sequence GTGACTCACTGGCCGCAGCGCCAGGCCGCGCTCCTGGACGCCCTCGCGGCGTCCGGGGCGCTGCCCTCCGACTGGCGCCCCGCGTTCGAGGCAGTGCCCCGGCACCAGTTCATCCCCCAGGAGGTGTGGAGGCAGGAGGCCAGTTGCGTCCCGGTCGAGGCCGGAGACGAGTGGTGGTCGCTGGTCTACAGCGACACCCCGATCGTCACGCAACTGGACGACGGCCGCCCCGGCGGGCCAGGGATCGCCACCTCCTCCAACTCCAAGCCGTCGCTGGTGGCCCGGATGCTCGGTGCGCTCGACGTCACCGAGGGGCACCGTGTGCTGGAGATCGGCACCGGGACCGGTTGGAACGCCGCGCTGCTGTCCGCCCGGCTGGGCAGCCGGCGCGTGACGACCGTCGAGGTGGACCAGGACGTGGCCGCCGAGGCCGAGAAGGCGATCCGCTCGGCGGGGTACAGCCCCCGCGTGGTCCATGCGGACGGGGAGCAGGGATTCGCCGACGACGCCCCCTACAACCGTGTCATCGCCACATGTTCGGTCCGCCGCGTCCCGCCCGCCTGGATCGAGCAGACCGCCCCCGGCGGGTTCATCCTCGCGCCTCTCGGCCTGGACTTCTGGTCCGGCGCGCTCCTGCGCCTGCGGGTGGCCGACGGCACCGCCCAGGGCCGGGCCGTCGGCGGCGTGCAGTTCATGCCGATGCGGTCCCACCGCCCTGCCCAGGACGCCCCGGTGGACGACTCGACCGCGCGGCCGAGCCCCGGGGCTCTGGTGCCCGAGACTCTGGCGAGCCTCGGTTTCGCCTTGTACGCCAGCGCGCGCCTTCCCGGTATCGCGATGACCCAGGGCCAACACGACGGCGTCCCGCAGGTCTGGCTGTGGGACCGGCAGGGGTCGGCGGCAACCGTGACCGACCGCGAGGTATGGCAGTACGGTCCGCGGGACCTGTGGGACGAGGTCACCGAGGTGCATGCCGTCTACATCCGGGCCGGCGCCCCCGCGGCCGAGGAGTTCGGCGTGACAGTGGACTCCGGTGGCCAGCGCCTGTGGCTGCGGTCACCGGAGCATCCGGTCGTCTGA
- a CDS encoding DUF6221 family protein gives MDDLPDFLVARITDDNHAYAYVADTLGGEALLDSHLPMLDLTEQLARDYQAMDPSDSRRVGLAYALRVLAQAYDQHPAYRGEWRP, from the coding sequence ATGGACGATCTTCCGGACTTCCTCGTCGCACGCATCACGGACGACAACCACGCCTACGCCTACGTGGCCGACACCCTGGGCGGCGAGGCCCTTCTCGACAGCCATCTCCCCATGCTCGACCTGACCGAGCAACTGGCACGCGACTACCAGGCCATGGATCCTTCGGACTCCCGCCGGGTCGGCCTGGCCTACGCCCTGCGGGTCCTCGCCCAGGCATACGACCAGCACCCCGCCTACCGCGGGGAATGGCGGCCGTAG
- a CDS encoding FAD-dependent oxidoreductase: MPTTPTPRIAIIGAGPGGLTCARVLQRHGLPVTVHDRDPGPGARDQGGTLDLHEDNGQLALREAGLLDDFHRLSRPEGQEMRQLDPAGTVLFHHTPEEGERFKPEIDRGVLRDLLLASLEPGTVRWGHTLRAVEGPAAGPRRLRFADGTVTEADLVIGADGAWSTVRRALSDATPRYSGVSFLEAWFHDVENAHPDIAAFVGQGSAAAADGDRCLFAQRNGGGHIRVYIIQREAADWITRAGLTIEQTDKIRARLLDRFTDWSPRFRRMLTDNDGRYVDRPIYALPVPHTWQHNPTVTLLGDAAHLMPPLGVGVNLAMLDACDLALALANHDKVDDAVRAYEQTMLPRAAEMQKRLDGGAEELLSTDLPDFATEAGSR, encoded by the coding sequence ATGCCCACCACCCCCACGCCGCGCATCGCGATCATCGGCGCCGGTCCCGGCGGCCTGACCTGCGCGCGGGTCCTGCAACGTCACGGCCTCCCCGTCACCGTCCACGACCGCGACCCCGGCCCCGGCGCGCGTGACCAGGGCGGCACCCTGGACCTGCACGAGGACAACGGCCAACTGGCCCTGCGCGAGGCCGGACTGCTGGACGACTTCCACCGCCTCTCCCGCCCCGAAGGACAGGAGATGCGCCAGCTGGACCCGGCGGGCACCGTGCTCTTCCACCACACGCCGGAGGAAGGCGAACGCTTCAAGCCCGAGATCGATCGCGGGGTGCTGCGCGACCTCCTCCTGGCCTCTCTGGAACCCGGCACCGTGCGCTGGGGCCACACCCTGCGCGCCGTGGAGGGGCCAGCCGCCGGGCCTCGGCGACTGCGCTTCGCCGACGGCACCGTCACCGAGGCCGACCTCGTCATCGGCGCCGACGGCGCCTGGTCCACGGTCCGCCGCGCCCTCTCCGACGCCACGCCGCGGTACAGCGGCGTCAGCTTCCTGGAAGCGTGGTTCCACGACGTCGAGAACGCCCACCCCGACATCGCCGCGTTCGTCGGTCAGGGCAGCGCCGCGGCGGCCGACGGAGACCGCTGCCTGTTCGCCCAGCGCAACGGCGGCGGCCACATCCGCGTCTACATCATCCAGCGCGAGGCCGCCGACTGGATCACGCGCGCAGGTCTGACCATCGAGCAGACCGACAAGATCCGCGCCCGCCTCCTCGACCGGTTCACGGACTGGTCCCCCCGGTTCCGCCGGATGCTCACCGACAACGACGGCCGGTACGTCGACCGGCCCATCTACGCGCTGCCGGTGCCGCACACCTGGCAGCACAACCCGACCGTCACCCTGCTGGGAGACGCCGCACACCTGATGCCGCCGCTCGGCGTCGGCGTGAACCTCGCCATGCTCGACGCCTGCGACCTCGCTCTCGCCCTGGCGAACCACGACAAGGTCGACGACGCGGTCCGTGCGTACGAACAGACCATGCTGCCGCGTGCCGCCGAGATGCAGAAGCGCCTCGACGGCGGCGCGGAGGAACTGCTCTCCACCGACCTGCCGGACTTCGCCACCGAGGCCGGGAGCCGCTGA
- a CDS encoding TetR/AcrR family transcriptional regulator, whose translation MTSTEAGTAKAPMGRRERKKAATRQAIADAALRLFLERGYDDVGIREIADAADVSTTTLFKHFPVKEALVFDEDADQESRLLAAVRERPAGQSVPAALREHALRHRMAAANGDARFAAFSDLVERTPALRDYAQNMWLRHTAALAAVIAEDRGLPEDDPACAALAHFALEAPRVAQGHADPRAAVTRAFELLEHGWHAIGT comes from the coding sequence ATGACCAGCACCGAGGCCGGTACGGCGAAGGCGCCCATGGGCCGCCGGGAGCGCAAGAAGGCCGCGACCCGCCAGGCCATCGCGGACGCCGCGCTGCGCCTGTTCCTGGAACGCGGCTACGACGACGTCGGCATCCGGGAGATCGCGGACGCCGCCGACGTGTCCACCACCACGTTGTTCAAGCACTTCCCGGTCAAGGAAGCACTCGTCTTCGACGAGGACGCGGACCAGGAGTCCCGGCTGCTCGCGGCCGTGCGGGAACGTCCCGCCGGGCAGTCCGTGCCCGCGGCGCTACGGGAGCACGCGCTGCGTCACCGCATGGCCGCCGCGAACGGCGACGCCCGCTTCGCCGCCTTCTCCGACCTGGTCGAGCGCACCCCGGCCCTGCGGGACTACGCCCAGAACATGTGGCTGCGTCACACCGCCGCCCTGGCGGCGGTCATCGCCGAGGACCGCGGACTGCCCGAGGACGATCCCGCCTGCGCCGCGCTGGCGCACTTCGCCCTCGAAGCGCCCCGCGTCGCCCAGGGCCATGCCGACCCCCGGGCGGCGGTCACCCGCGCCTTCGAACTCCTCGAACACGGGTGGCACGCCATCGGCACCTGA
- a CDS encoding DUF4440 domain-containing protein has protein sequence MSKIEIDRVTAEFFGAFDNRGGKEADVARLRRLVLPGGVIVVTGPEFRVYTVEEFIEPRRRLLNDGRLVEFSEWETSERTEIADGIASRFGEYRKSGVLDGEPFEGGGTKTIQFVRTPEGWRISAFAWHDRP, from the coding sequence ATGTCCAAGATCGAGATAGACAGGGTGACCGCCGAGTTCTTCGGGGCCTTCGACAACCGCGGCGGCAAGGAGGCCGATGTGGCCCGGCTCCGCCGGCTGGTCCTCCCGGGCGGCGTGATCGTCGTGACCGGCCCGGAATTCAGGGTCTACACCGTGGAGGAATTCATCGAGCCCCGCCGGCGGCTGCTGAACGACGGCCGGCTGGTCGAGTTCTCCGAGTGGGAGACCTCCGAGCGGACCGAGATCGCCGACGGCATCGCGTCGCGGTTCGGCGAGTACCGCAAGTCCGGGGTCCTTGACGGTGAGCCGTTCGAGGGCGGCGGGACCAAGACCATCCAGTTCGTCCGCACCCCGGAGGGCTGGCGCATCTCGGCGTTCGCCTGGCACGACCGGCCCTGA
- a CDS encoding EamA family transporter encodes MIALLLALGSSLAYGCADFLGGLGARKAHVLRTVMIAAPASLTVELLLWPFLGASFGSATLGWGAASGVASAAAFALLYRTLAIGPMNVLSPVTALVSAMLPVAVGLLQGEDLGPAGLIGLPLALAAVVLVSAGHGAGGTRPSRTALLMALGAGAAIALQLVFLHQAPSDSGVGPLITGRAVSSAVTLAAAGLMYRRLGTEKPAYAMSATAGVLDSLANLLFLLAARSGDLAVVAVITALYPAGTVLLARGVLAERIHRGQLVGLGTAAVAVGLLALT; translated from the coding sequence GTGATCGCTCTGCTGCTGGCCCTGGGCAGTTCCCTGGCCTACGGATGCGCCGACTTCCTCGGCGGTCTCGGCGCCCGCAAGGCCCACGTCCTGCGCACCGTGATGATCGCCGCCCCGGCCTCACTCACCGTCGAACTGCTGCTGTGGCCCTTCCTCGGCGCCTCCTTCGGCTCCGCGACCCTCGGCTGGGGCGCGGCGTCCGGCGTGGCGTCGGCTGCCGCGTTCGCGCTGCTCTACCGCACCCTGGCGATCGGGCCGATGAACGTGCTGTCGCCGGTCACGGCGCTGGTCTCGGCCATGCTGCCGGTGGCCGTCGGGCTGCTGCAGGGTGAGGACCTGGGTCCGGCCGGGCTGATCGGCCTGCCCCTGGCACTGGCGGCGGTGGTGCTGGTCAGCGCCGGACACGGCGCCGGCGGCACCCGCCCGTCGCGAACCGCGCTGCTGATGGCCCTCGGCGCCGGGGCCGCCATCGCCCTGCAACTGGTCTTCCTCCACCAGGCGCCCTCCGACAGCGGCGTCGGCCCGCTGATCACCGGCCGGGCCGTGTCCTCGGCGGTCACCCTCGCCGCGGCCGGGCTGATGTACCGCCGGCTGGGCACGGAGAAACCCGCGTACGCGATGTCCGCGACGGCCGGCGTACTGGACTCCCTGGCCAACCTGCTCTTCCTGCTCGCCGCCCGCAGCGGCGACCTGGCCGTCGTCGCCGTGATCACCGCCCTGTACCCGGCCGGCACCGTGCTGCTCGCCCGCGGCGTGCTGGCCGAGCGGATCCACCGCGGCCAGCTGGTCGGCCTGGGCACCGCCGCCGTCGCCGTCGGCCTCCTCGCCCTCACCTGA
- a CDS encoding helix-turn-helix domain-containing protein produces the protein MAETEAALRTLAHNVRAARTRAGLSLDELGRRAKVSKGALVGLEKAQGNPNFATLVRLADTLGVSVSALLEGPSEGRVRVVSADAVMPLWTGAEGGEARLMLTTSGPSPVEVWRWRLEPGEEYPSHPHQAGVVETVSVTAGRMVLVVDGTEHPVEAGQTATFDGDAPHTYRGSGTGTCHLIMTVHLPPGPA, from the coding sequence ATGGCCGAGACCGAGGCGGCACTGCGGACGCTCGCGCACAACGTCCGCGCGGCCCGGACCCGCGCCGGGCTCTCCCTGGACGAACTCGGCCGCCGCGCCAAGGTCAGCAAGGGCGCACTGGTCGGCCTGGAGAAGGCCCAGGGCAACCCCAACTTCGCCACCCTGGTGCGGCTCGCCGACACCCTGGGCGTCTCGGTGTCCGCGCTGCTGGAAGGGCCGTCCGAAGGCCGCGTCCGCGTGGTGTCCGCCGACGCCGTCATGCCCCTGTGGACCGGCGCCGAGGGCGGCGAGGCCCGGCTCATGCTGACCACCTCGGGGCCGTCCCCGGTCGAGGTCTGGCGCTGGCGGCTGGAACCGGGCGAGGAGTACCCCAGCCACCCGCACCAGGCCGGCGTGGTGGAGACCGTCAGCGTCACCGCCGGACGGATGGTGCTCGTCGTGGACGGCACCGAGCACCCCGTCGAGGCCGGGCAGACCGCCACGTTCGACGGCGACGCCCCCCACACCTACCGCGGCTCTGGCACCGGGACCTGCCACCTGATCATGACCGTCCACCTGCCCCCCGGCCCGGCGTAG
- a CDS encoding glycosyltransferase yields the protein MRVLFTTLGSPSHGRAQLPLARALAAAGHEVLVATTPEIASVFGKDDVRVTPAMGEFHLHTFITPQVLEQAGRRGPDGEVTREVMERILPLAMAGPMAGKLRECLLPVAREFRPGLILRDGADLASCLISEELGVPQLPTPSGSTNLIDPAEVLPGLNGLRAELGLPVLGDPLSIVPHGRIDCVPAAFSFARHLPPSWSYRQSVAVDRGSVLPRWIADLPTDRPLVLAALGTALPMLREAAAGGDAMHLPMPDSVRTLRSMITAASRLEECTVIVSTSGIPVEADGLPRHVHVTDRVPQPLLLESVDLFLTHGGFNSIREALRTATPMAVIPQFGDQLGNACRVQELGLGREVTDRTPEGIATAVREVLADPAVGARARAARLAMLALPEIDRAVTDLEGLL from the coding sequence GTGCGCGTACTGTTCACCACCCTCGGCAGCCCCTCCCACGGCCGCGCCCAGTTACCCCTGGCGCGAGCCCTCGCGGCGGCCGGTCACGAGGTGCTCGTGGCCACCACCCCGGAGATCGCCTCCGTCTTCGGGAAGGACGACGTCCGGGTGACCCCGGCCATGGGCGAGTTCCACCTGCACACCTTCATCACCCCCCAGGTGCTCGAACAGGCGGGCCGCCGCGGCCCGGACGGCGAGGTGACACGGGAGGTCATGGAGCGCATCCTGCCCCTGGCCATGGCCGGCCCGATGGCCGGGAAGCTGCGGGAGTGTCTCCTACCGGTGGCCCGCGAGTTCCGCCCCGGGCTCATCCTGCGCGACGGCGCGGACCTCGCCTCCTGCCTGATCTCCGAGGAGCTGGGGGTCCCGCAGCTGCCCACCCCCTCCGGCAGCACCAACCTGATCGACCCCGCCGAGGTGCTGCCCGGCCTCAACGGTCTGCGTGCGGAGCTGGGGCTGCCCGTCCTGGGGGACCCCCTGTCCATCGTTCCGCACGGGCGCATCGACTGTGTGCCGGCGGCCTTCTCGTTCGCCCGGCACCTGCCGCCCTCCTGGTCCTACCGGCAGAGCGTGGCCGTGGACCGCGGCTCGGTCCTGCCCCGGTGGATCGCGGACCTGCCCACCGACCGCCCCCTGGTTCTCGCCGCCCTCGGCACCGCGCTGCCGATGCTCCGGGAGGCGGCGGCCGGAGGCGACGCGATGCACCTGCCGATGCCGGACTCCGTCCGGACGCTGCGCTCGATGATCACCGCGGCGTCGCGGCTGGAGGAGTGCACCGTCATCGTCTCCACCTCGGGCATCCCGGTGGAGGCCGACGGCCTCCCCCGGCACGTGCACGTCACCGACCGGGTGCCGCAGCCGCTGCTCCTGGAGTCCGTCGACCTGTTCCTCACCCACGGCGGCTTCAACAGCATCCGGGAGGCGCTGCGCACGGCCACCCCCATGGCCGTGATCCCGCAGTTCGGCGACCAGTTGGGCAACGCGTGCCGCGTCCAGGAACTCGGGCTCGGCCGGGAGGTCACCGACCGGACGCCGGAGGGCATCGCCACGGCCGTACGGGAGGTGCTCGCCGATCCGGCCGTCGGCGCCAGGGCACGCGCGGCCCGGCTGGCCATGCTGGCGCTCCCGGAGATCGACCGGGCCGTCACGGACCTGGAAGGACTGCTCTGA
- a CDS encoding LLM class flavin-dependent oxidoreductase, producing MSAALQASWGSHPGYGRMFAPGELTVGLFLPLWPYAGDMAGLRGQTEIVRQADRQGFAAAWVRDVPLADPGFGDVGQVYDPWTALTWLAAHTSRISLAAGSVIFPLRHPIDLAKQAASVDHLSGGRLVLGMASGDRPVEFPAYGLDHAARGARYREAVGAFRRLLDGERPAGAGGAELLPRPVHGRVPLLVTGSSQQSPDWIAEHADGWLVYPGNTSAPEGPRTLGRKIEAWRALVPGGGFRPVATNEWIDLDEDPGRPPTPAAWRFRPADGHAGAPGPARPLAGRRGEPRRARCPARQAPGGGGGGAARRRGRTALPRPGVRGALGARVVTALTPEDCGVTEDRSEPGTFRDAMRHWATGVAIVTTQGSRGPHGMTANSLLSVSLDPPTLLVSLKRGSRTMAVIQETGHFTVNILTTGQRALAEHFTRRRAPGAEGFAGVGHRPSPHGAGPELEGSAAILTCRRTGEVEVADHTLIIAGVTGVRLPCADGSRAPLLYLHRRYGTPTAEGDGDDPAAACGRSREG from the coding sequence ATGAGCGCAGCGTTACAGGCGTCCTGGGGCAGCCATCCCGGTTATGGACGCATGTTCGCCCCGGGCGAGCTGACCGTGGGGCTGTTCCTGCCCCTGTGGCCCTACGCCGGAGACATGGCGGGCCTGCGCGGGCAGACGGAGATCGTCCGGCAGGCCGACCGCCAGGGGTTCGCGGCCGCCTGGGTCCGGGACGTACCGCTGGCCGACCCCGGGTTCGGCGACGTCGGACAGGTGTACGACCCCTGGACTGCCCTCACCTGGCTCGCGGCCCACACCTCCCGGATCAGCCTCGCCGCGGGCAGCGTGATCTTCCCGCTGCGGCACCCCATCGACCTCGCCAAACAGGCGGCCTCCGTGGACCACCTGAGCGGGGGCCGGCTGGTCCTCGGCATGGCGTCCGGGGACCGTCCGGTGGAGTTCCCGGCGTACGGCCTCGACCACGCGGCGCGCGGCGCCCGCTACCGGGAGGCCGTCGGGGCGTTCCGCCGACTGCTGGACGGGGAGCGGCCGGCCGGCGCCGGCGGGGCCGAGTTGCTGCCCAGGCCGGTGCACGGCCGCGTTCCGCTCCTGGTCACCGGCTCCTCGCAGCAGTCCCCGGACTGGATCGCCGAGCACGCGGACGGGTGGCTGGTCTACCCGGGGAACACCTCCGCCCCCGAGGGCCCGCGGACCCTCGGACGCAAGATCGAGGCGTGGCGGGCGCTGGTCCCCGGAGGGGGGTTCCGCCCGGTCGCGACCAACGAGTGGATCGACCTGGACGAAGACCCCGGTCGCCCGCCCACCCCCGCTGCGTGGCGGTTTCGTCCTGCGGACGGGCACGCAGGGGCTCCTGGACCTGCTCGGCCGCTGGCGGGACGCCGGGGTGAACCACGCCGCGCTCGGTGTCCAGCACGGCAGGCGCCCGGCGGCGGAGGTGGTGGCGCAGCTCGCCGAAGAGGTCGTACCGCACTTCCCCGCCCTGGTGTCCGCGGCGCCCTCGGAGCCCGCGTGGTGACCGCGCTCACCCCGGAAGACTGCGGCGTTACCGAGGACCGGTCGGAACCCGGCACGTTCCGCGACGCGATGCGCCACTGGGCGACCGGGGTCGCAATCGTCACCACCCAGGGCTCCCGGGGCCCGCACGGCATGACGGCCAACTCGCTGCTGTCGGTGTCGCTCGACCCGCCCACCCTGCTGGTCTCCCTGAAGCGGGGCAGCCGCACCATGGCCGTCATCCAGGAGACCGGCCACTTCACCGTGAACATCCTCACCACCGGGCAGCGCGCCCTCGCCGAGCACTTCACCCGGCGCCGCGCCCCCGGTGCCGAGGGCTTCGCCGGGGTGGGCCACCGGCCGTCCCCGCACGGCGCGGGACCGGAGCTGGAGGGCAGCGCCGCCATCCTGACGTGTCGTAGGACCGGCGAGGTGGAGGTCGCCGATCACACGCTGATCATCGCCGGGGTGACCGGTGTCCGCCTGCCGTGCGCCGACGGCTCCCGCGCGCCACTCCTCTACCTGCACCGGCGCTACGGAACGCCGACCGCGGAGGGGGACGGCGACGACCCCGCTGCCGCGTGCGGCCGGTCCCGGGAGGGCTGA
- a CDS encoding TetR/AcrR family transcriptional regulator, with protein MAAPAPIDRTSGADTRLRIIQATAALLQQQGYESTSVKRIATAAQASPSSVYHFFPGGKQELAIEAMRHGAREFGELLAQGLASSADPAEAAAACALLLADDLKRSDWSDGCPVAVTALETVGRVPGLQEAATESLTGWRDLVMAKLVGSGIASDAARSLAGTVISMLEGAELLSRVTRDDTPLRDAAVHLAQLVGAAPRS; from the coding sequence ATGGCAGCCCCCGCACCGATCGACCGTACGTCCGGCGCCGACACCCGGCTCCGGATCATCCAGGCCACGGCCGCACTGCTTCAGCAGCAGGGGTACGAGAGCACCTCGGTCAAGCGCATCGCCACCGCCGCACAGGCATCACCCAGCTCCGTCTACCACTTCTTTCCCGGGGGCAAGCAGGAGCTCGCCATCGAGGCGATGCGCCACGGCGCACGGGAGTTCGGCGAGCTGCTCGCGCAGGGGCTCGCTTCCTCGGCCGATCCGGCCGAGGCCGCTGCGGCCTGCGCGCTGCTGCTCGCCGACGATCTCAAGCGGTCGGACTGGAGCGACGGCTGTCCGGTGGCGGTGACCGCCCTGGAGACCGTCGGTCGTGTCCCCGGCCTTCAGGAAGCGGCGACCGAGTCCCTCACGGGATGGCGGGACCTCGTCATGGCCAAGCTGGTCGGGAGCGGCATCGCCTCGGACGCGGCCCGCTCCCTCGCGGGGACGGTCATCAGCATGCTGGAGGGCGCCGAACTGCTCAGCCGGGTGACCAGGGACGACACCCCCCTCCGCGACGCGGCCGTGCACCTCGCCCAGCTCGTCGGGGCGGCGCCCCGGAGCTGA
- a CDS encoding amidohydrolase codes for MPETADLILTGGDVLTVDAAFSVARAVAVRNGRILAVGDDAEITALAGPGTQVIDLAGRTVLPGINDSHLHAAAWALTRPPFALDLGHPAVESIADIAAAVREAAAGLPEGQWITGLGWDVGYLAECLADQGRRPHRDDLDAAAPDHPVCLTDFSGHMVWVNSRALELAGIAPGTAAPDGGVIETDGAGRPTGILKETAQSLVQALIPPATVAQRKHAIRSAVTALHALGITSYTEPGLGPGGAEILGGGLHTATLDAYVELARAGELGSRVRVLLLPAPMGGSAADVTAGLKGLAVPDDVDARRLAVIGVKMFADGVPPNETAWMYDPYPGGGHGGLCVHGADLGLQQAELTEMIRVAHTAGYQAGVHVTGDRAIDAVVDAFAAVQRAHPRPDARHYVIHGDFASGPSLAKLAAHGYGINMNPAIKWTIADLMDEMVGDERSAYQWPVRSAVEAGIAVCVGSDAPITAPDWRRGVAAMLLRESKATGRVSGPEQRVSLETALRAYTANPARQDFAEDWKGTIEPGKVADLCVLGGDLRATDPHDIPDLPVDLTVLDGRIVFARDGGAPSPDGHGTGIADV; via the coding sequence ATGCCGGAGACAGCCGACCTCATCCTGACCGGCGGTGACGTGCTGACCGTCGACGCCGCGTTCTCCGTGGCCCGGGCCGTCGCCGTACGGAACGGACGGATCCTCGCGGTGGGCGACGACGCCGAGATCACGGCTCTCGCCGGGCCCGGCACCCAGGTCATCGACCTGGCCGGCCGCACCGTGCTGCCCGGGATCAACGACTCCCACCTGCACGCCGCGGCCTGGGCGCTGACCCGGCCGCCGTTCGCGCTCGACCTCGGCCACCCCGCCGTGGAATCGATCGCCGACATCGCCGCGGCCGTGCGCGAGGCCGCGGCCGGCCTGCCCGAGGGGCAGTGGATCACCGGCCTCGGCTGGGACGTCGGCTACCTCGCGGAGTGCCTGGCCGACCAGGGCCGGCGCCCGCACCGGGACGACCTGGACGCCGCCGCCCCGGACCACCCGGTCTGCCTGACGGACTTCTCCGGGCACATGGTCTGGGTCAACTCCCGGGCCCTGGAACTCGCCGGGATCGCGCCGGGCACCGCCGCCCCGGACGGCGGCGTGATCGAGACCGACGGCGCGGGCCGGCCCACCGGCATCCTCAAGGAGACGGCGCAGTCCCTCGTCCAGGCACTGATACCGCCCGCGACCGTGGCCCAGCGCAAGCACGCCATCCGCTCGGCCGTGACCGCGCTGCACGCCCTCGGCATCACCAGCTACACCGAGCCGGGACTCGGCCCCGGCGGCGCCGAGATCCTCGGCGGCGGCCTGCACACCGCGACGCTGGACGCCTATGTCGAGCTCGCCCGCGCGGGCGAACTGGGCTCCCGGGTACGGGTGCTGCTGCTGCCCGCGCCCATGGGCGGCTCGGCCGCCGACGTGACCGCCGGGCTGAAGGGACTCGCCGTGCCCGACGACGTGGACGCCCGGCGGCTGGCCGTCATCGGCGTCAAGATGTTCGCCGACGGGGTGCCGCCGAACGAGACCGCGTGGATGTACGACCCGTACCCGGGCGGCGGCCACGGAGGCCTGTGCGTGCACGGCGCCGACCTCGGGCTGCAGCAGGCCGAGCTCACCGAGATGATCCGGGTCGCCCACACCGCCGGATACCAGGCGGGGGTGCACGTGACCGGCGACCGGGCGATCGACGCCGTGGTGGACGCCTTCGCCGCCGTCCAGCGGGCGCACCCGCGTCCGGACGCCCGGCACTACGTCATCCACGGCGACTTCGCCTCGGGGCCGAGCCTGGCGAAGCTGGCCGCGCACGGCTACGGCATCAACATGAACCCGGCCATCAAGTGGACCATCGCGGACCTCATGGACGAGATGGTGGGCGACGAGCGGTCGGCCTACCAGTGGCCCGTGCGGTCCGCGGTCGAGGCCGGCATCGCCGTCTGCGTCGGCTCCGACGCGCCGATCACCGCGCCCGACTGGCGCCGCGGCGTGGCCGCCATGCTGCTGCGTGAGTCCAAGGCCACGGGCCGGGTGAGCGGCCCGGAGCAGCGCGTGTCGCTGGAGACGGCCCTGCGCGCCTACACGGCCAACCCGGCCCGGCAGGACTTCGCCGAGGACTGGAAGGGCACCATCGAGCCGGGCAAGGTGGCCGATCTGTGCGTCCTCGGCGGAGACCTGCGGGCCACCGACCCGCACGACATCCCCGATCTGCCCGTCGACCTGACCGTGCTCGACGGCCGGATCGTCTTCGCCCGGGACGGCGGTGCCCCCTCACCCGACGGCCACGGAACCGGTATCGCGGACGTCTGA